The window CGCCGCCGGCGTCTGCCACTCCGACCTGTCCCTGACCAACGGCACCATGCGGGTGCCGGTGCCGGCCGTCCTCGGCCACGAGGGCGCCGGCACGGTCGTCGCCGTGGGGGAGGGCGTCCCCCACCTCGCACCCGGTGACCCGGTCGTCCTCAACTGGGCGCCCTCCTGCGGCACCTGCCACGCCTGCGCGCTGGGTGAGGTGTGGCTGTGCGCCAACGCGATGAACGGCGCCGCCGCCGTCCACGCCCGCACCACCGACGGCACCGAACTGCGCCCCGGGCTGAACGTGGCCGCGTTCGCCGAGGAGACCGTGGTCTCCGCGTCCTGCGTGCTGCCCCTCCCGGAGGGCGTGCCGCTCACCGACGCTGCCCTCCTCGGCTGCGCCGTCCTCACCGGCTACGGAGCCGTCCACAACGCGGCGCGGGTCCGGCCCGGCGAGACGGTCGCCGTGTTCGGCGTCGGCGGGGTCGGCCTCGCCACCCTCCAGGCGGCCCGGATCGCCGGCGCGTCCCGCATCGTCGCCGTCGACGTCTCGCCCGAGAAGGAGGAGCTGGCCCGCGCGGCCGGCGCCACCGACTACGTCCTCGCCTCCGAGGGCACCCCGCGCGAGATCCGCTCTCTCACCGGCAAGCAGGGCGTCGACGTCGCCGTGGAGTGCGTGGGCCGCGCCGTCAGCATCCGCGCGGCCTGGGAGTCCACCCGCCGGGGCGGCCGTACGACGGTCGTGGGCATCGGCGGCAAGGACCAGCAGGTCACCTTCAACGCCCTGGAGCTCTTCCACTGGGGCCGCACCCTGTCCGGCTGCGTGTACGGCAACACCGACCCGGCCCGCGACCTGCCCGTGCTCGCCGCTCATGTGCGCGAGGGGCGCCTGGACCTCTCCGCGCTGGTCACCGAACGCATCGGCCTGGAGGGCATCCCGGCCGCCTTCGAGAACATGCTCGCGGGCAAGGGCGGCCGGGCGCTGGTCGTCTTCTGACGCTCAGGGCACCTTCTCGGGTCGCGGCTCCCCGGCCGCGACCCGGGTCGAGGGGCCACCGCGCGCCCGGGACCGCGACACCGCCACGCCCGCCAGACACAGCACGCCGCCCGCCAGGGTGAGGACCCCCGGTACCTCGCCGAGCGCCAGCCACGACATCAGCACCACCAACGCGGGCACGGCGTACGTCGTCGCGCCCATCCGGCTGGCGGTGGTGCGGGCGAGGGCGTAGGCCCAGGTGGTGAAGGCGAGAGCGGTGGGGAAGACACCCAGGTAGACCATGTTCAGGGTCGCCGGCAGGGGGGCGCGGGCGGCCTCGTGCACCAGCTGCCCGGCGAAGGGCAGGCAGGCCACCGCGCCCACCAGGCACCCGAACGTCGTCACCTGCAACGCGCTCGCGCTGCCCAGGGCGGGCTTCTGCGCGACGACACCCGAGGCGTAGGCCACGGCCGCGAGCAGGCACAGCGCCACACCGAGCAGCGAGGACCCGCCGCCGCCCGACATCGACAGCCCCACGGTCACCGCGCCCGCGAACGACACCGCCATGCCCGCGAGCAGTCTCGGCGGCATCGGATCCCCGAGCAGCCGCGAGCCCAGCAGGGCGATCAGCAGCGGGCCGATGTTCACGACCAGGGCCGCCGTCCCCGCGTCCACCTGCTGCTCGCCCCAGTTCAGGACGACCATGTAGAACCCGAACCACAGCAGCCCGGAGAGCAGGATCCCCCGCCAGGCGGCCCTGGGCGGCAGTCCTCCCCTGCGTACGGTCCAGATGACCCCCAGGGCGAGGGCGCCGGACGCCAGCCGGCCGAGGGCCAGGGCGCCGGGGGAGTAGGCGCTGCCCGCACTCCGGATCGACACGAAGGCGGAGGCCCACAGGACGACGGTGAGGGCTGCGGCGCCGGTGGCGAGTATGTGCGGACGGTTCCGGTCGAGCTTCATCATGCTCCCGAGGCTAGACAGACGTCAGAACAGCAGGCTGGCGGAATCCGGACACCTGCCCGCCGAGCCGCGCGAGGGTGGGACAGAACCATCACAGGGGCGCGAGGAACCGCGCGACCGGCCACAACGCCCCCGCACCCGACACACCACCGGAACTTCCGTCCCCGTGGCCGCGCTCACCGCAGGTCACCGGGCGCGATGCCCAGCAGGGCCGACAGCGCCCGCTCTCCTGAGGGAGTCACCTTCACCGCCCGCTCCGAGCCGATCCGGACGCACCACCCGGCGGCCAGCGCGTGCCCGCACAGCGCCGCCCCCGCCACCCCGGCGAGATGAGGCCGCCGCTCGGTCCAGTCGAGGCACGCCCGGGCCACGGGGCGCCGGCCCGAGCGGTCGAGGGAGATGCCCGCCGCGTCGAACCACTCCGTCCCCGCGTCCGTCAGCGCGAACCCCGTGTCCTGCCGCAGCAGCCCCCGCCGGGTCAGCGCGTCCGTGACCGCGATGCCCAGCCGCCCGGCGAGATGGTCGTAACAGGTGCGGCCCCGGGCCATGGCGGAGCCGGCACTCGACTCGCGCAGCGTCCGGGGCGGGCGCCGGACGTTCCGGGCCGGCACCTGCGCGACGAGGTCCTCGACGAGCTGCGCCACGCGCGCGTCGGCCAGCCGTACGTACCGGTGCCGGCCCTGCCGTTCCTCGGTGAGCAGGCCGCCGGCCACCAGCTTGCCCAGGTGCTCGCTCAGCGTGGAGGCGGCGACACCGGCCTGCCGGGCCAGCTCCCCGGCGGTCCAGGCCCGCCCGTCGAGCAGCGCGAGCAGACAGGCGGCCCGGGTCTCGTCCGCGACCAGCGCGGCGAAGGCGGCGAGGGCCGCCGCCCGGGAGTCCCTGGCGGAGTCCTTGGTGGTCATGGACCCAGCATGCGACACCGTCGCTTCGGCGCACACCGAAGTGCCGGAGGCCGGCTCACGCACTCTCCCGTGCCTGTTCGTACTGCTGCGCCAGCCCGTCGAGCAAGGCGCTCAGCCCCGTCTCGAAGGCGCGCTCGTCGATCTTCTCCTGCTGCTCGGAGAGCAGATGGGCCTGGCCGAGGTGCGGGTAGTCGGCGGGGTCGTACGCGCTCGCGTCGTCGACGAAGCCCCCGGCGAACGAACCGAGCGCGGAGCCCATGATGAAGTACCGCATCAGCGCGCCGATGGAGGTCGCCTGCGCCGGTGGCCAGCCCGCGTCGACCATCGCGCCGTACACCGCGTCGGCGAGCCGCAGGGCGGCGGGGCGGCGGCCCGGGCCCCGGGCGAGGACCGGGACGATGTTCGGGTGGTCGCGCAGGGCGGCCCGGTAGGAGACCGCCCAGTCGTGCAGCGCGGTCCGCCACTCCCGGCCGTCCTCGAACATCGACAGGTCCACCAGACCGCTGACCGAGTCGGCGACCGCCTCCAGGATCTCGTCCTTGGTGCGGAAGTGGTTGTAGAGCGAGGGTCCGCTGACCCCCAGCTCGGCGGCGAGCCGACGGGTGGAGACGGCCGCCAGGCCCTCCCGGTCCACGAGTTCCCGTGCCGTCTGGACGATCCGGTCGGTGCTGAGGAGGGGCTTGCGCGGTCGGGCCATGGCGCACATAGTAGGGCTGCGACTGGAAACTAGCAGTGCTAATTTAAATGTACGGCTTTCAAGATCCATCTGTGTGGGGTGATCTCGTGGTGAACCTGGGGCTCGACGAGGAGCAGGCGGCCGTACGGCGGCTCGCCCGGGACTTCGTGCAACGGGAGATCGCCCCCCACGTGGTCGCCTGGGACCGCGCCGAGGAGGTCGACCGGGGCATCGTGAAGAAGCTCGGCGAGGTCGGCTTCCTCGGTCTCACCGTCGCCGAGGAGTACGGCGGCTCCGGCGGCGACCACCTGTCGTACTGCCTGGTCACCGAGGAGCTCGGGCGCGGGGACTCGTCGGTCCGCGGAATCGTCTCCGTCTCCCTCGGCCTCGTCGCCAAGACGATCGCCGCCTGGGGGAGCGAGGAGCAGAAGCGGCGCTGGCTGCCCGGGCTGACCGCCGGCGATTACGTGGGCTGCTTCGGCCTCACCGAGCCGGGCACGGGCTCCGACGCGGGCAGCCTCACCACCCGGGCCGTCCGCGACGGCGACGAGTACGTCGTCAACGGCTCGAAGATGTTCATCACGAACGGGACCTGGGCGGACGTCGTCCTGCTCTTCGCCCGTTCCACCGACGCCCCCGGGCACAAGGGCGTGTCCGCCTTCCTGGTGCCCACCGACACCCCCGGGCTCACCCGCCGCACCGTGCACGGCAAGCTCGGCCTGCGCGGCCAGGCCACCGCCGAACTGGTCCTGGAGGACGTCCGGGTGCCCGCCTCCACGATGCTGGGCGCGGAGGGCAAGGGCTTCTCCGTGGCGATGTCCGCGCTCGCCAAGGGGCGCATGTCGGTGGCCGCGGGCTGCGTCGGCATCGCCCAGGCCGCGCTGGACGCGGCCGTCGGGTACGCCGGTGAGCGCGAGCAGTTCGGCAGGCCGATCGCCCACCACCAGCTGGTGCAGGAGCTGATCAGCGACATCGCGGTCGACGTCGACGCGGCCCGGCTGCTGACCTGGCGGGTCGCCGACCTGATCGACCGCGGTGAGCCCTTCGCGGTCGAGTCCTCCAAGGCCAAGCTGTTCGCCTCCGAGGCCGCCGTCCGTGCCGCCAACAACGCCCTCCAGGTCTTCGGCGGCTACGGCTACATCGACGAGTACCCGGTCGGCAAACTCCTGCGCGACGCCCGTGTGATGACCCTGTACGAGGGCACCAGCCAGATCCAGAAGCTGCTCATCGGCCGTGCGCTGACCGGGGTTTCGGCCTTCTGAGTACCAGCCTGAGTATTCCGGCGGATGTGGCGCGGACCACGTCCGCCGATCCTGGACGGCATGAGCGAGACAGCGGACAAGTCCCAGAACACGGCGGCCTTCTACGGCCAGGCCGTCGCATCCTTCGCCGTCGCCATGGCCGCGACGGCCATCGGCATCTTCAAACTCCACGCGGACGCCTGGGTCCGGGCCTTCCTCGGCATCGCCGTCCTGTACCTGGTCACGTCCGCCTTCACGCTGGCGAAGGTGATCCGGGACCGGCAGGACGGCGCACGGCGGGCGTACAACCCCTTCGAGAAACTCTGAGCCTCCGGCGGCGCCGGTGGGCGATCGGACTAAGCGCTCGCTCACCATCAGCGGTATGGTGGTGCTCCTGTGACCGAGAGGGGCCAACGAGCGATGAGTACGGCGGAGGAGACGACCGGCGGCGAAGTGGAGCCGTGGGAAGAGGTCACCCCTGACGCGGCCCGGCGTCTGCTCGTCGCCGCCGTGGAGGCCTTCGCCGAGCGCGGCTACCACGCGACGACGACCCGGGACATCGCGGGCCGCGCCGGCATGAGCCCGGCCGCGCTCTACATCCACTACAAGACCAAGGAAGAGCTGCTCCACCGGATCAGCCGCATCGGCCACGACAAGGCCCTCGACATCCTGCGCACCGCGGCGGGGCGCGAGGGCAGTGCCCGGGAGCGGCTGGCCGACGCCGTCAGCTCCTTCGTCCGCTGGCACGCGGGACGGCGCACCACCGCCCGGGTCGTTCAGTACGAACTCGACGCCCTCGGTCCCGAGGCCCGTGCCGAGATCGTCGCGCTGCGTCGCCAGGTGGACGCCGAGGTCCGCGGGATCATCGAGGACGGCGTGGCCGCGGGCGAGTTCGACGTGCCGGACGTACAGGGCACCACGCTCGCGGTGCTCTCCCTGTGCATCGACGTGGCCCGCTGGTTCACCGTGAACGGCCCGCGCACCCCGGAGCAGGTCGGCGCGCTCTACGCCGACCTCGTGCTCCGGATGGTGGGCGCCGGGTAGGTCCTCAGAAGTAGTACCGGGCCACCGACTCCGCGACGCAGACCGGCTTGTCGCCGCCCTCGCGCTCGACGGTGAAGGCGACGCTCACCTGCACACCGCCGGCGACCTCTTCGACGCCGGTGATCGTGGCGGTCGAGCGCAGCCGGGAGCCGACCGGGACGGGGGCGGGGAAGCGGACCTTGTTCGTGCCGTAGTTGACGCCCATCCGCACGCCTTCGACGCTGATCAGCTGCGGGCCGAACAGCGGCAGCAGGGAGAGCGTCAGGTAGCCGTGCGCGATCGTGGTCCCGAACGGACCCGCCGCGGCCTTCTCCGGGTCCACGTGGATCCACTGGTGGTCCCCGGTGGCCTCGGCGAACAGGTCGATCCGCTTCTGGTCGACCTCCAGCCAGTCGGTGTACCCCAGCTGCTCGCCCACGGCCGCCTTCAGCTCGTCGGGGGAGGTGAAGGTCCTCGGTTCTGCCATGTTCCCGGCCTCTCGCTCGCGTCTCTAAGCAACTGCTTAGCATGGTCGGGTGAGGAGTCGATGTCAACGGATCCCGGGACGGCCGGGTGGGTAATCTTTGAGGAGTGCCCCAGATTCCCGAGAAGATCCACGAGCTGACCGTCGGCCAGCTGTCCGCGCGCAGCGGCGCCGCCGTATCCGCCCTGCACTTCTACGAGTCCAAGGGCCTGATCGCCAGCCGTCGCACCACCGGCAACCAGCGCCGGTACGGCCGTGACACCCTGCGCCGGGTCGCCTTCGTCCGGGCGGCCCAGCGGGTCGGCATCCCGCTGGCCACGATCCGGGACGCCCTGGCCGAGCTTCCCGAGGAGCGGACGCCGACCCGCGAGGACTGGGCGCGGCTGTCGGAGAAGTGGCGCTCCGAACTGGACGAGCGGATCAGGCAGCTGAACCGGCTGCGCGACCACCTCACCGACTGCATCGGCTGCGGCTGCCTGTCCCTGGAGAACTGTGTCCTGTCCAACCCGGACGACGTGTTCGGCGAACGCCTGACGGGCTCGAGACTGCTGGCGGAGAACCGCTGAGCGCTGCGCCGAGCTGCGCGGCTTCGGCCGGGGTGGGTGCGGTTCGTCGCCGGGTGCGGGGCGGTCGTGGCCGGTCGCGCAGTTCCCCGCGCCCCTTCGGGGCGCGGGGACGGTCGCGCTGGTGCTCGCGCCCCTTCGGGGCGCTTGTGGGGGTCACTCGTACTCGGTGCCGCCCTTGCGGGTCAGGTAGGCGGGGCTCACCGCCTTGGCGATGGTGCGGCCGCCCGTCACCGGGCTGTGGCGCTCCACGGCGGGGCGGATCACCACGCCCTCCCGCAGGTGCAGTTCCCGGCCGGACACGGTCTCCCGGCCGCTCGCGAACTCAAGCACCCGCGCGACGTCGTACGGCCCCGCGTACAGCCGGGGCACCACCGGGACCTCCCCGGCCAGCAGCTCCGCCGCGTCCAGCCAGCGCACCGTGCCGTCCACCTCCGCCGCGACGTCGAACGCCGCGTACCCGAGCGTGTCCCGCCGTCCGTCGGCCCCGTACGACAGGTCCTGCACCCCCGCGCCGAACACCTCCCCGAAGATGCCGACCCGGCGGGCGCCGAGCCGCTCGGCCAGCCGGGCCGCCGCCTCGGCGACCCCGTGCCCGCGCACCGCCCGCCAGTACAGGTTCCGCGGATCCTCACGCAGGGCGAGGGACTTGGCCCCGAAGCCCTTGGAGGACACGTACCCCCGTCCCTCGTCGGTGATCCAGGTCAGCAGGCACGCCGAACCGTGCAGCTTCTCCGTCAGGACGACCGGCTCGCCCGGTGTGAAGATGTCCGGATACCGCTGGATGTTCTCGATGTCGACCCACGGCAGCAGACCCGGCGCCGACTCGACCTCCCCGCTCATCGTCGGCGGGACCGGCGGCACCCACTTGACGATGCCCAGCCGTTCCGCGAAGTCCGTCCCCTCGGCCGCCGCCCGCACCAGGTCGACCTCCGCCAGTGCGTTCGGCCGGCACACGATGCCCTGCGACAGCTCGCCGCGCAGCCGCACCGCCCTGACCCGGTTGGCCTCACCGCCCGCCAGCCGCCCGGTCAGCCCCAGTTCCTCGATCAGCGCGGCCGGGAGCACGGCCTGCTCGGGGATGTAGACGGCGGCCTCACCGGTGCGGTACGCGCCCTTGGCGACGACGGCCCGGTACAGGCCCACCTGGGCCAGTTCGAGCGCGTCCGCGTTCGGATGCTCGTGGACGGTCAGCACTTCGGCGGTGACGCGCAGCGTCGACATCGCGAACTCCTCGGGTGGGCGGGCACGTCGGTGCCCGTCAGGCGTGTCTCATCACCTCCCACTGTCCGCACGGGAAACGGGTGGAGCCACCGGATTCGGGCCTGCTACCGTCCACGCCGCCACCAACTCGGCGTTCGAGGCGGCCCGTCGGCCGTCCGGCAGCAGCAGCGTGTCCTCCAGGCCGATACGCGTCACCAGGCCGAGCCGGCCGGCCAGCCGCAGCACCGGCCAGGTGCCGCCCTCCTCCCCGTGCAGCAGCACCGGGCGGCCGGCCGCCGTGCCCAGCCGGGCCAGCAGGGCGCGTGCCGAGGCCTCGGCGGTCGCCGGGTCGGGATCGGTCACCTCGGCCAGCACCCGCAGCACCCGGGGCGCGAGCGGTGAGGCCGCGAACCGGGCCGCGCCGTCGGTGCCCGACCAGATGCCCGCCTCCACCCCCACACCCCGCTCCAGCAGGTGACCGGCGACGTCCTCCGCGCCCGGCTCATGCCAGTTGACCGACGCGAAGTCGGGCAGCACCGACCAGTCGCGCACCCGCGCGAGCCGGGCCGCCGGGTCGGGCTCCGCCCACGCGCCGGTGGTCACCCCGACCGGCACCCGCACCCGCGCCCTGATCGCCTCCAGCGCCGACGCGAGCACACGCGGGGAGAGACTCTCGTGGCCGCAAGGAGTCCTCGGGTGGACGTGGACCGACGTGGCCCCGGCCGCCACGGCGTCGGCCGCCGAACGGGCCAGTTCCCCGGGGGACATCGGGACCGCCGCGCCGTCGGCTGCCGACCGGCGCCCGTTGAGACACACCTGCACCATGTCACGATGGTGCCCACCGGCCCGGCGGTCATCCCGGACCGCCTCGAAGCCGGGAGTGCGGCATCCCCTGCGCACCCCCGGTGGAACCCGGCCCCTCAGGCCGACATCAGCAGCCGTTCACGCCGGGAGGACGCCAGCGCCCGCGGGGTGAGCACGGGCCGCGGCACCAGGATCCCGCAGTCCGTGCAGACCGGGCCGGACGACGGCTCGTGGTCGAGGCCGTACCGCCAGACCAGGCGCTGTCCGTCGCACACCGGGCAGGAGGAGCCCGGTGCCCGCTCCAGCGCGGCGATCAGCCGGCGCAGCACCTCGGCCAGCGGCTCGTCGGGGTGGACCCGCGGGTCGTCGCACCACGCGACCCCGAATCCGCCCCAGGTCAGCCGGTGCCAGTCGTCCACGCTGCCCGGCCTGCGCAGCCCGTCGTGCTTCTCCTTCCTGCGCCGCTCGGTGAACTCCGTCTCGTACGCGAACCAGACCGAACGGGCCTCCTCCAACTCCTCCAGCGCGGCCACGAGCCGCACCGGTTCGGGGGAGCGGTCCTCGGGGCCGAAGCCCGACCGGGAGCACAGATGGTCCCAGGTCGCCCGATGCCCGTAAGGGGCGAACTTCTCGAGGCACTTGCGCAGTGAGTACCGCCGCAGTGCCAGATCACAGCCCGGATCGCGTACCTGTCTCGCCAGACTCCGGAAACCGGCCATCGCCCTGCACCTCCGTCACACCTGCACCTGCACTTCGGTCACTTCGGCGTCGTCGCAAGGACGTCGTCGAGTAGACGTATCGACAGGCGAATCGGCTCCATCTCTTCTCGGGTTCTGCTTGCCGGACTTCAAAAACTGACGCATGTTCATCTTTGAACTGGGGGATACCGGCGGTAACGTTCGGCCACCCCTGTCGCTAGGAGCTGCCATGCCACGGCGAACCCCACGTAACGCCCTTGACAGAGTGAGAACGTCCCGCCGTCTCTTCGGGTTCCTGAAGACGGCGTCCGTATGCGTCCTGACGGCCGCACTTCTCTCCCCGCTCGGCCAGACCCCCGCCTCGGCGGCCGGCGCGGCCGCCGCCCCCGACTACTGCGGCGGCCGGTGCTCGGACATCCTGCCGCCCGGTGAGAACGGCAACGCGACACTCGCGCAGATCCTGCTCAACCAGGCCTTCGGCACCCAGCCCGCGCACGCCGAGGACCAGCTCGGACCGTACGCGGGGCTCGCCACGGGCTACCCGGCCCTCACCGACGCGAAGATCAACACCTTTTTCGGCGACGCCTCCTTCGGCGTCCCCGCGGACCAGATCGCCTCCACCGAGAAGCCGGCCGGCCGCGGCGATGTGACGATCGTCCGCGACAAGAAGACCGGTGTGCCGCACATCACGGGCACCACGCGCTACGGCACCGAGTTCGGCGCGGGATACGCGGCCGGCGAGGACCGGTTGTGGCTGATGGACGTCTTCCGGCACGTCGGCCGCGGCCAGCTCACGACCTTCGCGGGCGGCGCGGCCGCCAACCAGGGCCTGGAGCAGCAGTTCTACCGGAACGCCCCCTACACCGAGGCCGACCTCCAGGCGCAGATCGACAACGCGGTCGCGAAGAACGGCGCCCGCGGCCAGCAGGCGCTCGCCGACGTCAAGGCCTATCTGGACGGCATCAACGCCTACATCGACGCCTCCGACAGCGGCCGCTACTTCCCCGGCGAGTACGACCTGACCGGCCACAAGGACGTCATCACCAACGCCGGCACGATCGAGCACTTCAAGGTCACCGACCTGGTGGCGCTCGCCTCCGTGATCGGCTCGCTGTTCGGCTCCGGCGGCGGCGGCGAGGTCGACAACGCCCTCTCCCTGATGGCCGCCCAGGCCAAGTACGGCGTCGAGGAGGGCACCCGCGTCTGGGAGGCCTTCCGCGAGCGCAACGACCCCGAGGCCGTCCTCACCGTGCACGGCGGTGAGAGCTTCCCGTACGGCGCCAGGCCCGCCGACGCCCAGGGCGCGGCCCTGCCCGACGCCGGCTCGGTCGTCTCCGAACCGCTCGTCTACGACCGCACGGGCACCGGCGCGACCGCGAGCGCGAGAAGCATGTCCGCCACGGCCGCCAGGACCTCGCTCGGCTCGGCCCGGCGCGGCATGTCCAACGCCCTCGTGGTCAGCGGCAAGTACACCGCGAGCGGGCACCCCATCGCCGTCTTCGGCCCGCAGACCGGCTACTTCGCCCCGCAGCTGCTCATGCTCCAGGAGATCCAGGGCCCCGGCATCAGCGCCCGCGGCGCCTCCTTCGCGGGGCTGAGCATGTACGTCGAACTCGGCCGCGGCCAGGACTACTCCTGGAGCGCGACCACCTCCGGCCAGGACATCATCGACACCTACGCCGTCGAGCTGTGCCAGGACGACTACCACTACCTGTACCGCGGCACCTGCACCGCGATGGAGAAGCTCGAGCAGAAGAACGCCTGGAAACCGACCACGGCCGACGGCACCGCGGCCGGCTCCTACACCATGCGGGCGTGGCGCACGAAGTACGGACCGGTGGCGTACCGGGCCACCGTCGGCGGCAAGAAGGTCGCCTACACCACCCTGCGCTCCTCGTATCTGCACGAGGCCGACTCGATCGTCGGCTTCCAGATGCTGAACGACCCCGACTTCGTCAAGGGACCGCAGGACTTCCAGAGCGCGGCGCAGCACATCAACTACACCTTCAACTGGTTCTACGCCGACTCCCGGCACACCGCCTACTACAACAGCGGTGACAACCCGGTCCGGGCGGACGGTGTCGACGCCGAGTTCCCGGTGTGGGCGCGGCCCGCGTACGAGTGGCGGAACTGGGACCCGGCCGGCAACACGGCCGACTACACCCCGGCCTCCGCCCACCCCAACTCGGTCGACCAGGACTACTACGTCTCCTGGAACAACAAGCAGGCCAAGGACTACACGACGGCGTCCTGGGGCGACGGCTCCGTGCACCGCGGCAACCTGCTCGACGACCGGGTGCGGAGACTGGTCGCGGCCGGCGGGGTGACCCGCGCCCAGCTGGTGCAGGCCATGGCGGACGCGGCCCTGGCCGACCTGCGCGCCGAGGACGTGCTGCCCGACCTGCTCAAGGTGATCGACTCCTCGGCGGTGAGCGACCCCACGGCCGCCGCGGCGGTGGCCAAGCTCCGGGCCTGGGTGGGCGCGGGCGCCAGGCGCACCGAGACGTCGGCCGGCTCCAAGGCGTACGCCGACGCCGACGCCGTCCGCATCCTGGACGGCTGGTGGCCGCTGCTGGTCAAGGCCGAGTTCGAACCGGGGCTCGGCAGCGATCTGTACACGGCGATCACGCACAGCCTGCCCGTCGACGAGGCCCCGTCCGCCGGACACGGCCCGACCGGCTCGCACGCCGGCAGCTCCTTCCAGTACGGCTGGTGGAGCTATGTCGACAAGGACGTACGAGCGGTGCTCGGGGAGCACGTGCGGGGCGGCCTCGGCCGCACGTACTGCGGCGGCGGCAGCCTCACCGCCTGCCGGGACACGCTGATCAGCACGCTGAAGCAGGCGGCCGGTCTGACCGCCGCGCAGGTCTACCCGGGCGACGACCAGTGCTCGGCGGGCGACCAGTGGTGCGCCGACTCGATCGTCCAGCGCACCCTGGGCGGCATCAAGCACGGCCGGATCGGCTGGCAGAACCGGCCCACCTTCCAGCAGGTGGTGGAGTACACCTCGCACCGCTGAGGCGACACGGGCGGCGGGTCAGGCGATACGGCCCGCCGCCAGTACCACTCTTGCCAGTTCGGGGTGCACGATGTCGCTGTGCGCCCCGCTCGGCGCGCCCCCGCGCCGGACCACGGCCGCCACGTCGACGCTCACGCACCCCGACGCCGGCAGCGGCCCGGCCAGGGCCGCCGCGAGGTCCAGCCGGGCGGTGCCGGAGACCGCCTGCACCCCGTCGTGGCCCATGGCGCCCCATCGCGGGCCCAGCACGGCCGCGATCTCGTTGCCCGTGCAGGACCGGTCGTCCCCGGCCAGCCGGGACGCCAGCGGGTAGAACGTGCCGAGGGCCGAGTCGAAGTGCGAGTGACAGCACACGAGCGGGCCGTCGATCCGCCGTTCCCGGCCCTGGAGCGCCCCCGCCCGGTCCGGGGCGTGCGGCAGCCGGGCCGCGAACGCGTAGTGCGAGAAGGCGCCCTGGAGCAGCGTCACCGACTTCACGGCCCGCACCCCCTCGGGCAGCCCGCGCAGCGCGAAGGCGACCAGCCGCCCGCCGAAGCTGTGCCCGACCAGATGCACCCGTACCCCGGGTGCCGCCTCGGCCAGCCGCCCGACGAGCGGTCCGAGTCCGTGCTCGCCGACCGCGCCGGCCCGGCGTTTCATCGTGTGGTACGTCGCCTGCCGGAGCAGTTCCTTGGCGCCGTCCCAGGGGTTGGGGAGACCGAATCCCGCGGTCTCCCCCACCGGGTCCAGCGCGGCCAGGGCCCCGGCGAGTTCCTCGCAGACGCCCGCCGGGTCCAG of the Streptomyces sp. 1222.5 genome contains:
- a CDS encoding Zn-dependent alcohol dehydrogenase, yielding MAVRAAVLPAIGAPLEITGIELPAPGPGQVRVRLAAAGVCHSDLSLTNGTMRVPVPAVLGHEGAGTVVAVGEGVPHLAPGDPVVLNWAPSCGTCHACALGEVWLCANAMNGAAAVHARTTDGTELRPGLNVAAFAEETVVSASCVLPLPEGVPLTDAALLGCAVLTGYGAVHNAARVRPGETVAVFGVGGVGLATLQAARIAGASRIVAVDVSPEKEELARAAGATDYVLASEGTPREIRSLTGKQGVDVAVECVGRAVSIRAAWESTRRGGRTTVVGIGGKDQQVTFNALELFHWGRTLSGCVYGNTDPARDLPVLAAHVREGRLDLSALVTERIGLEGIPAAFENMLAGKGGRALVVF
- a CDS encoding DMT family transporter; translation: MKLDRNRPHILATGAAALTVVLWASAFVSIRSAGSAYSPGALALGRLASGALALGVIWTVRRGGLPPRAAWRGILLSGLLWFGFYMVVLNWGEQQVDAGTAALVVNIGPLLIALLGSRLLGDPMPPRLLAGMAVSFAGAVTVGLSMSGGGGSSLLGVALCLLAAVAYASGVVAQKPALGSASALQVTTFGCLVGAVACLPFAGQLVHEAARAPLPATLNMVYLGVFPTALAFTTWAYALARTTASRMGATTYAVPALVVLMSWLALGEVPGVLTLAGGVLCLAGVAVSRSRARGGPSTRVAAGEPRPEKVP
- a CDS encoding helix-turn-helix transcriptional regulator, whose product is MTTKDSARDSRAAALAAFAALVADETRAACLLALLDGRAWTAGELARQAGVAASTLSEHLGKLVAGGLLTEERQGRHRYVRLADARVAQLVEDLVAQVPARNVRRPPRTLRESSAGSAMARGRTCYDHLAGRLGIAVTDALTRRGLLRQDTGFALTDAGTEWFDAAGISLDRSGRRPVARACLDWTERRPHLAGVAGAALCGHALAAGWCVRIGSERAVKVTPSGERALSALLGIAPGDLR
- a CDS encoding TetR/AcrR family transcriptional regulator encodes the protein MARPRKPLLSTDRIVQTARELVDREGLAAVSTRRLAAELGVSGPSLYNHFRTKDEILEAVADSVSGLVDLSMFEDGREWRTALHDWAVSYRAALRDHPNIVPVLARGPGRRPAALRLADAVYGAMVDAGWPPAQATSIGALMRYFIMGSALGSFAGGFVDDASAYDPADYPHLGQAHLLSEQQEKIDERAFETGLSALLDGLAQQYEQARESA
- a CDS encoding acyl-CoA dehydrogenase family protein, coding for MNLGLDEEQAAVRRLARDFVQREIAPHVVAWDRAEEVDRGIVKKLGEVGFLGLTVAEEYGGSGGDHLSYCLVTEELGRGDSSVRGIVSVSLGLVAKTIAAWGSEEQKRRWLPGLTAGDYVGCFGLTEPGTGSDAGSLTTRAVRDGDEYVVNGSKMFITNGTWADVVLLFARSTDAPGHKGVSAFLVPTDTPGLTRRTVHGKLGLRGQATAELVLEDVRVPASTMLGAEGKGFSVAMSALAKGRMSVAAGCVGIAQAALDAAVGYAGEREQFGRPIAHHQLVQELISDIAVDVDAARLLTWRVADLIDRGEPFAVESSKAKLFASEAAVRAANNALQVFGGYGYIDEYPVGKLLRDARVMTLYEGTSQIQKLLIGRALTGVSAF
- a CDS encoding YiaA/YiaB family inner membrane protein, coding for MSETADKSQNTAAFYGQAVASFAVAMAATAIGIFKLHADAWVRAFLGIAVLYLVTSAFTLAKVIRDRQDGARRAYNPFEKL
- a CDS encoding TetR/AcrR family transcriptional regulator, yielding MSTAEETTGGEVEPWEEVTPDAARRLLVAAVEAFAERGYHATTTRDIAGRAGMSPAALYIHYKTKEELLHRISRIGHDKALDILRTAAGREGSARERLADAVSSFVRWHAGRRTTARVVQYELDALGPEARAEIVALRRQVDAEVRGIIEDGVAAGEFDVPDVQGTTLAVLSLCIDVARWFTVNGPRTPEQVGALYADLVLRMVGAG
- a CDS encoding MaoC family dehydratase, encoding MAEPRTFTSPDELKAAVGEQLGYTDWLEVDQKRIDLFAEATGDHQWIHVDPEKAAAGPFGTTIAHGYLTLSLLPLFGPQLISVEGVRMGVNYGTNKVRFPAPVPVGSRLRSTATITGVEEVAGGVQVSVAFTVEREGGDKPVCVAESVARYYF
- the soxR gene encoding redox-sensitive transcriptional activator SoxR codes for the protein MPQIPEKIHELTVGQLSARSGAAVSALHFYESKGLIASRRTTGNQRRYGRDTLRRVAFVRAAQRVGIPLATIRDALAELPEERTPTREDWARLSEKWRSELDERIRQLNRLRDHLTDCIGCGCLSLENCVLSNPDDVFGERLTGSRLLAENR